The genomic region TTGTAATCTTCCTATTAATGATTGTGACAGCTTTTACTGGATACGTACTACCTTGGGGTCAGATGAGCTTTTGGGGAGCTACAATAATTACAAGCTTAGCTAGCGCCATACCTGTAGTAGGGGATACCATAGTTACTTGGCTTTGGGGCGGTTTCTCCGTGGACAATGCCACCTTAAATCGTTTTTTTAGTCTTCATCATTTACTCCCCTTTATTTTAGTAGGCGTCAGTCTTCTTCATCTGGCCGCATTGCATCAATATGGATCAAATAATCCATTGGGTGTACATTCAGAGATGGATAAAATTTCTTTTTACccttatttttatgtaaatgatCTAGTAGGTTGGGTAGCTTTTGCTATCTTTTCTTCCATTTGGATTTTTTATGCTCCTAATGTTTTGGGGCATCTCGACAATTATATACCTGCTAATCCGATGCCCACCCCGCCTCATATTGTGCCGGAATGGTATTTCCTACCGATCCATGCCATTCTTCTTAGTATACCTGACAAATCGGGAGGTGTAGCCGCAATAGCACCTGTTTTTATATGTCTGTTGGCTTTACCTTTTTTTAAAAGTATGTATGTGCGTAGTTCAAGTTTTCGCCCTATTCACCAAGGAATATTTTGGTTGCTTTTGACGGATTGCTTACTACTAGGTTGGATCGGATGTCAACCTGTGGAGGCACCATTTGTTACTATTGGACAAATTTCTCCTTTagttttcttcttattctttgCCATAACGCCCATTCCGGGACAAGTTGGAAGAGGAATTCCTAATTCTTACACGGATGAGACCGATCACATCTGATTAGTGAAAAATTCTGACACCAATCATTTACGAGTGAGTATTACACCAATAATTAATTGACAAGCTGATGAGTTTTCTAGTTGGCTATGTTGATATAGCTTAGATAGGGTTCACTATATATCGTCGTTCTTTTTTTATTGCTAGCTGTCACTGGGCTTCCAACCTAAGAAGCCGCTCTACATGAAGGGTCCAGCATGGCGGTCATGAAACGTCTACCCCGGCGCGGACCAAATTCCGTAGGTGATGGAAGAACCGCTCTTTTTACATCTACCTTGAAAGGATGGCCTTCGAGGAGATGCTTAAGTTACCTTAAACCATTCTTCTGTCAGTCCCTGTCTGTCTCCCGGGATCTAAATGGGCTATCCGGGCATGACCACCAAGAGGAAAATCTTGCCGGATGTATCATTCTACAAGAAGGgacttttggtttgttttcaaCAAGTTGCGTATGTCCTATTTTGTACGTTTGCTTGTTGGTTGCTTTAGTGGTCCTATATGCTTAACACACGTGAGTTGCCTCTTGCCTTGTACTTTCCATTTCCGCGGTTTATTTCTTTTGATCCTTTCACTAGGATGAATTTAGTAATAGGCTTGCAAGTGATCTGGTTCGTGCTTTCTCTGGTTGATGAGTGGTCCCCTGGCCAGTAGTAGAAGGGGATCTTGCTTGGTCTTCTATCTTATCTTTTAGCCGCCGATTTCCTCAGGATGGAAACCTGCACGGGGGGAATCAACAAGGTGCCTCCCAGGCGGATCGAATCACTCTCTCTTCCAACCTTTCTGACGGTGGCATGAGCTACCATGTTATCCGGTCAGATGGCTCAGTCCCTGGCTTTCGTTAGACTTCATTAGCTTTCATTAGATAACTTACGACCCGGAAAGAAAGCACTTAATAGAATATATCTCCTAAGTCCTATCTTTCGAAATTAATCAATCaatgaattcaatctctttGATTGATATAGCGAAAAGTTAGAGCTGAGAGGACGCACCCATTCCAGAATCCACTTTAATCAAGTCCTTTTCAAAGGGCATCCTCCTTTCGCTTGtattttcataaagaaagtgtATATTTCTTTTTATCGGAGCTGAGGTTGGACCTAGAACAAAATGTCAGTTTGATTCCGGCCGGTTCATATGTGAAGATCATACTTGCGCTATGCTATGAtcttttttccttaaaaaaaaggGTGGAAACGACATGCAAAGAAGTTACGATATGCCTTGTTCGATTCAAcatctcattaaaaaaaaagaggtttatGTTTTTTATCAAAAATGACAAAGCGACTTTCGCAAGTTTGTCACTCAAATAAACCACGCCAAATAACAAGCCTTAAGGCCCTATTTATGGTATAGGGCTTGTACAATGAGAACCCTAATAGGAAGTCAAATCCGAATCCTAATAGGCAAGGAATTCAAATCTTTATACTAATCAAATAGGTAAATTATCAAAACTTTTCCACTAAACAAAGAATCCAAGTAAGAAGTGCGAAACTCAACCCATATACGACCCATAAACAAAACAGGAAATACGAGAGTATTTCGCTACTCATCTCCGATCGATCGCCTTGATGTCAGTACTCTTCAAACACTTCTTTGCTTTTGGCCGATTGTCACCGCTTCTAGATTCATATCCAACACTTTAATTTTGAGTTAATCACAACACTCGTGTGAGGCCATTGGATGTGGTGGCCCATGGGTGTGGTGTGAGAGGGAGTGCTACACAAAATGTGGCCCGTCAACGGGACAAAATCAGGAAGGTGAGTAGAAGGTGATTTTTGTCTCTTGACCCGTAGAAACACTCGATCCGATTTGGATACTGATGAATTTCTCCTCCAAGAGACTGCGCCCAGTCACTGCCCAATCACAGTGGCGCGTCGCAAATATTGCAAAAACAGTTTTAACCTATATTTGGGTACTCGCCCAAAAACAGAACCAACAAAACCCCCTCACACGCACTCTCTcccccctcttctctctctctctctctctctctctctctctctctctctctgtctacAACCATCACACCTCCCACACTCTCTCCTCTTCCGAAacatctttcttctctcttcgcATTCGTTTCTTGAccgaaccctaaccctaacccccTTTTACTCTCCTCATCTCTCTCCAAAACCCTCAACAAATTTCAATTCCACACCCCAACCATGGATTTACAGCCCAACAACCTCTTTGACACGGCGTCGCAGCCCGACACCGCCAATGACGCCTACACCTTCCTCGAATTCAACACCCAAGGCGAGGACTTTGACTACCCGGAGTTCCGCGACCCGATTCGGTCCCCTGTCGCCTGGCCCACCGCTTCAGATTCCTTATCGGAACCCGCGGACCGTGACCGTGGCGGGGGTGGAGTCGGATCGGATCAGCAGTCTGATGCATCACCGGTTTCAGCTGCCCCGGGCAGCGCCACAAAGGCTAGGGCAGGTGGGTCGGGCAGTAACGCTGGGAATAATCAGGTGGTTGACGTCCTAACTGCTGGGATGAGTGTGCTTAACTTTGAGGACACTGGGGATGACGACAATTACGAGTTTGGAAAAGGGGATTTCACGGAACATGCGTGCCGGTACTGCGGCGTGTCGAACCCGGCGTGCGTTGTGAGGTGTAATGTGCCTTCGTGTCGAAAATGGTTCTGTAATTCTAGGGGGAATACGTCCGGCTCCCATATTGTGAATCACCTGGTAACTCACCTGGTTCGGAGTGCTATTGTTTCTGcctgtttatttatattttgggtTTTGCGATTATAATTTTCGGGTATGAATCCAATGGGAATTTGGGTAAGAAGTGGAAGGTACTAGTTTCAAAATGGATGCCATTGGAGGAAGTTTAGTAGTAAGACGATGCAGAGCAAtaagtgttttttgttttgagagACAAACTAGCTGATACGATGATGGGTATCACGTGTTGGCATTGCTTGTACAAAGATTGAACTTAATTTTAGGTACATTTAGAGCTGCAATATTATACTCCCATGATGTTTGGGTTTATTATCCCTGTTTCAAGATGTTTTTAGTTCTACATATTGGGAGTCGATGATGAAATTTTGGTTTAAACATGGTATTGGATGACAAAAGTGCACCGAGAGATAGGAAGCAATCTGGGTAAGGAGAAAGTAGATTCCGATGATTTATCTTTGTCAATTTAGTCTCTGAACACATATAATCGGACCTTAGTGATGGGTCCAGCCAATTATTAATCATGGCACCTTATACTCAtggactctttttttttttttttttttttttttttttttttggagttgtaGTTTGGTTGCATGAATGATTTAACAACTTTTTGAGCTATTGAAGATTCATGTGGTTCATGTTGATGTTACAGTTAGGTTTGGCCACATATTttagaatatataaatatatgagttgatttaaataatttttcgtAATAACATACGCAGTAATGTGCTCTTATATATCCATGCAAATTTATAGAGATACTTATTTATTGACACGAAAATTTGGAAGTCTTCTACTTCCCACACCACTTATTATTAAACTTCCATTAATGAAATACACTTGACCAGAAATTTTGGATCAATATTCCTCTGATTTGTCTGGGTGGATGACATTGGATCTTACATACGAATGGAGTTAATGATTACATTGGTTTAATATAATTTAAGCAACCAGCATTATGCTTCAGATTTTGGTGTTTACAAGACTGCATGATTTGATTTCTGATACTTCTTTTCTGCCAATCATGTGGCTGTTCTTGAGTTGATAGTACTCTTATTATTACATTGTATGATAGAGCATTAGAGTATCATTCATATCCTCTTTCAGTTTATGTTAGCTCGAGTAGGATCATGGATGGGCtgcaaataattttttaaagttaaaatcaatgttttaaaaaaagaGCCTTGAGGAGTGCCTAGGCGGCCTTCGAGGTGGGGCAGTGAGGAAAACTCCTCTGCCCAGTGGGATTAAGCTTAAACTTGCCTAGGCGTGGTCGAGGTAGGCACGTGAGGCGTAGCAGGGGCTTTTTTTGTTTCAAGGGTTAAGGTTTCTCACTTACAGTGAATAAactttttatttgattgttgattattCTTCTATAATGTTTGATTTTGACTCTATATGTTTGATTTCGACTCAATATGTTTGATTTCGACTCTAGATGTTTGATTTCGACTCTATATGTTTGACTTCAACTCTATTGTccattatattatatatattaataattttagGTCCCGTGAGGCTACGCCTCATGCCTCAAGGCTTTCGCCTAGGCAGGACTATTCATGAAAAGCCTTGGCTTCGCCTTCGCCTATTAAAACATTGGTTAAATTACAAGCTAAATTAAGGAGTCATAGTTTCTATGGTGGAGTTTGATTGAATTGAAGGTTTTAATATCTAGGTTATACCAGTAAATGTTTTGTATAATTGATGATGGCTTATTTGGGATTGCTTCTGTAGGAACTAGAAGTGCTTACACTAGAAACACATTGAAATTTCTATTAAATATCCAAGTGCCTCCTCTAAAAGCTGTTGAAAGTGCTTCCTGAAGAAGCATCTAGCAGGTGCTTCTTCAGAAAGCAATTCTATGATCCAGAAGCACTTCAAACAGTTTTTTCCAAACGCAATCAGAAAGTGCATTTGGCTGTCAGCAAGTGCATTTATCCTGTCCAGAAGCAATCCCAATAGGCCCTAAATTACTTGGGCTTCAATTTCTTTACTCTAGTGTAATGGG from Pyrus communis chromosome 4, drPyrComm1.1, whole genome shotgun sequence harbors:
- the LOC137732887 gene encoding cytochrome b, with product MSAASQVDPHDKMRARDVNRVARGEQAPRPALEYGSIKSAPSRPPPSSASTIKDHSKIEILLSCPREFVRCLGVVIFLLMIVTAFTGYVLPWGQMSFWGATIITSLASAIPVVGDTIVTWLWGGFSVDNATLNRFFSLHHLLPFILVGVSLLHLAALHQYGSNNPLGVHSEMDKISFYPYFYVNDLVGWVAFAIFSSIWIFYAPNVLGHLDNYIPANPMPTPPHIVPEWYFLPIHAILLSIPDKSGGVAAIAPVFICLLALPFFKSMYVRSSSFRPIHQGIFWLLLTDCLLLGWIGCQPVEAPFVTIGQISPLVFFLFFAITPIPGQVGRGIPNSYTDETDHI